Genomic segment of Corticium candelabrum chromosome 16, ooCorCand1.1, whole genome shotgun sequence:
AACACCTGCAACCCTGACACTCTGCATAGCAACTTCTATCCATTTGCTGGTGTACAATAATAATCTTTTATGAATTATTACTCAGTCCTACATCTTTGCAAAGGTTTGAAAAAAGGAGCATGCTTTAAAAGTGATAAGAAAAGGAGACACGTGCTAGACTGACAAGTACTTACTAGACTGACAAGTAGATTGACACAGATTGACAGGATGACAGGTGGCAGTCAATGTCTCACCTTCCTTGATGGCGTCACGTCTGCTGAAAAAAGTTCTGAGACATATAGATACCCTAATTGTTGTCTCGCATACACAAGTGTCAGCTAACACGCACTCGCTAGCACTTCAAAACTGCCCCGTTTAGCAGTCGCCTCTGATGTGCAAAGAATCACAGCGTTGGCGAGCCATCCTGCCTGCTCCGACAGCAAAAAACATTCATTCTCTCGATTCCCTTCAAGTGTACGTGTGCCTCAAACAGAAAAACTCACAGACATCCACTATAGTAAAAGGCGACGAGTTGCAATCATCGAATTAGATAACGCATGCGTAACAGCTGGGCTGAGTGcgtctaacgcacgttacgtTGTAAGACATGCCTCGTCCGTGGACTGCTACTGCGAAGAGACTGCGAACGTTGAGGGGAATCAAACGAAAACCTCCTGAACCTATAAGAAGGTGGAAAGTAGTGCGAGGAGATTGGGTGAGACTGTTACTCTACACATTCTCCTACTGCTTGTAACTGTATGGCATCTCGTGCTCATCAGGTTGAAGTTTTGGTAGGAAAGGATAAGGGTAAGCAAGGGAAAGTCATTGACGTCGACAGATCTCTCAACAGAGTCTTCGTGAAAGGTCTCAACACGGTACAATACACTAATAAATATCAGAGgcctattaatattaatagagtAATAAGTAAATagactaatatattatatagtaatatattaattattaaacagCCTTGAGTCTTACTGATGTGGCTATGATAGCATCAGCGATACATTCCACCACATGGAGAATTCAAGGGAAATTATGTTGCGAGCGAAGCTCCTCTCCATTACTCAAACATTTCTCTAGTAGATCCGGGCAACATGTAAGTAATTCAGCTACAGTCGAGAAAAttctacaattaattaagtattaatTACAGGCAAGCAACTAAAGTGGGTTATAGATATTTGGAAAGTGGAGAGAAAGTGAGGGTGTCTAAACGGACGGGAAGGATTATTCCCAAACCCGTGGAAGCATCAGAAAGGAAAGACTTTAAGACAAGAAGTGGATATGTAGGTGAGTCATCTGGAATGGATTGTGTCCGACTGCTGGTGGTACAAGTACCATAAACTAGTGATGTGGTGTACactgacagacatgcaaagcacgtgtgtgtgtgtgtgtgtgtgtgtgtgtgtgtgtgtgtgtgtgtgtgtgtgtgtgtggtgtatgtaaTGAGAGACTTTGGTGTGCAGAAGGAAGAAAAGATACTAAAGCCGACGATGTGACCAAGCGAACGTATACGCCAAGCCTCCAGCTTTTCGAGGAAGAAATCTTAACTAAATTGGGTCCACACCCACCACAGTGACATCCATCTGTAATAGCAGATTATTATTTATAGTCTCCATGCTTGTAATAGACATGTAGTGTACCTACTGAGCATCTtctgaaacagaaagaaatgatatactgtaaatcaagaaAATTTCAAAGTCCATCAATTTTTGCTGCTTTCTCCCTCAAACAGCCAAAATTAAATGACAGGGATATACATTGCTTCTGATCACTAACACAAGCATGGAGCCCCACCCTGTTGTCATGAGatagtacagtgtagtgtaCCTTCAGTACTTCAGTACTAactccccctctcccccctGAAACATCTCCCCCTGAAAACAAATACTCGCGATCATGTTTCTAAGTGCAATTGGCTTGCTGTCAGGTGTTACAAATGCTACTTGTCAAAATATACAATAGCAATAGCATAGGCAAAAATTAAAATCTGACAAAACATTTACAGGCAAAAGGAGAAATTTTTAAATGGTGAAATTttcttgatttacagtaatactgtacatccagaaatttttgtaagcatgaaatttttgttatttttgtagATACCCAgctgtactaaaataacatgaatactaaaatttagagatagatgcacttgaattcagctacagtacagtaccgatgtcctgtactaaaataacatgtaCAAACTAAACTACTTCATGGGCAgaagtattaattaagatttatGAGTATTGAAGTGTTTTAATATGA
This window contains:
- the LOC134191894 gene encoding large ribosomal subunit protein uL24m-like — its product is MPRPWTATAKRLRTLRGIKRKPPEPIRRWKVVRGDWVEVLVGKDKGKQGKVIDVDRSLNRVFVKGLNTHQRYIPPHGEFKGNYVASEAPLHYSNISLVDPGNMQATKVGYRYLESGEKVRVSKRTGRIIPKPVEASERKDFKTRSGYVEGRKDTKADDVTKRTYTPSLQLFEEEILTKLGPHPPQ